The genomic interval GGCGCTGTTGCACTTGTTAACTCCAGGCCGGCGAACCTGCTTCACGCTGGCTCGTGTGTTAATGTCAGATTACTCAAATAACTCCCTCAATTCCCCTTTGAGagacagtgtttttatttgaacccACTGTCAACCATTGAGCTGATTGGCTATTGTTGTTAAGTTCTGTTTGCTAACAAAAGTGCTAACGTGATCATTTAAAGTGGTGCTGTCCACTGGCCTCGTGTTGATGCAGGCTCTTATCCACGTGTTTCTGTGGGTTTATTTTTAGATTGACTTTTTTGTTCTCAGTGGATTTAATTGAAAATACGTAAAACATGAGGATGCTACTTTTGTCAAGATCTCGCGATATCTATTTACATGTCAGTGCTCGATCCGCACAGTGGTACACTGTAAATGCTGCAAGGGGCTCCCAGCAAAGCAATTTATGCAAATTAAACCAGAAAAATACTTCCCTTTTAGGTATGTAGTGCAAACATGCCCGTCAGAATGCCTAATTTGTTGGTGGTTACAGAGGGCAAGTCTGGATTTGTGCTGTTACACACTGGTGTATTATAAGAAGTTATCCTTTCATTAAGGCACCTGTCATGTAAGCAATCAACTCATactcaattaaatgtagagtggtgatattttatttatgtcaaTATCTCAGATAAAAGGTAGGAGACATTATCTTTATCCATCTTAGTCAATTTTTACTGCAGATGTAAATCTACAAAATCAGCAAACTACTAAAAAGGATGCACCAAAGGTTTCTTAAACAGgactaacaaaaacacaatgcttAAACATCAAGATGAAGTTAACACATCAGAACTAGTCCACGGATAAATCCTGTCATGgctgtatttttcagtttgaatattttctttttctttacgTATATTTTACAGCACCGCTGACCCATCACCATGTCAGATCCCGATCTTGACTTCACGACTGGCGAGTCTGGCGCCTCCGCCACTTACCCTATGCAGTGCTCCGCTCTGCGTAAGAACGGGTATGTGGTGCTGAAGGGACGCCCCTGCAAAATTGTGGAGATGTCCACCTCCAAGACCGGCAAGCACGGTCATGCCAAGGTAAAATGATCCTTAACGTATGGTTGTGTAGCCCCTTCAAAATGATGGCAGTAGTTTAGTAATAAAAACTCAAGCAGTGTCAAAGACGAGCTTGGCAGAGACCCGAGGCTCGGCTTGGGCCTTCGGGCCTCTCACATTTCAGACCAGTACGCTCGAGCTGTGAGAAATGTGGCTGTATTAATGCAGTCTCcttatcttttcctttttataaacaCCAAGGTGCCCCTGCATGTACTTTGTCCTCCTGTGGACTTCTTACTAAatggaacattttaataattgcTGTACATATTCAAAGTTGCTATCAGTTAATTAGGGATTAAAACTCTAAAGTGTGTATATCAaagtgctttttgttttgaaatcatTGTCTCACCTTAATCCTGCTACAATGGAAAATGCCTCTGACCTTTTTTGGGTCTCGTCTGTCCTCGTAGTGTTTATATTTAGCATTATACCATAGACACTCAATGTTGGCGTATATATTCTCCGTATATCctgcatttgtatttctttgtgttgctttcataagcttcatgttttgtgttgtaaagTTAACACTGACAGGTCTCTGAAATACTTCCCAACACTTTGTAATAAACAATTTCTTCTATAGGTTAACATGGTTGGTATCGACATCTTCACCAACAAGAAGCATGAAGATATGTGCCCCTCCACCCACAACATGGATGTTCCCTCCATCAAGAGGATAGACTACCAGGTACACAGGCagaccatttttgttttatcatatcTAATACCACTGCAGTTAACCAAGGAAACCATAACCTGATTAGAAAGACATGGTTTGCATAATTTACATTGGGCAGCTCAAGTGCCACCTAATATGAAGATTGggtgtattttttttctagttGATGATCAGTGTGTTTCATTAATCTTCAATATTGTTAGTAGAACATTTTCTCTAAATCTAAGATTAGCTTTGAAAATTCAATCTTCCAATatgaacacaacaacaaaagagatATATTAATGTCGCTGTTCATACACTGTTCATGTAAGCGTCATCAAAAGGAATACACCCCGTAGGTTATTAATTTTACTGGAACTATCAGATGCTTTCATAGAACCTGCCAAAAATCTAAACTTGTTTGCAACGCTGAACAGATGTTGTGTAATTGATGGTTTTGTGTCTCCTTTCCAGCTGGTTAACATCAACGAAGGCTACATGACCTTGATGAGCGACAACGGTGAAATCAGGGAGGACCTGAAGGTCCCTGAGAGCGAAGTCGGCAAGGAAATCGAGACTAAGTTTGAAGCCGGTGATGAATTCATGGTAAGTCTCAAAGCTCTTGCCAAAAGTCGCTGTGGCGACCACATTTCCCGTGTATACAGCTACCATGTTTTATCAAGTCTCGCATGGGATTATTGTTTAATAGCAGAATGCaaccattttgtttttctattggGATATTGTTAGTAAAGCAGCCTTTCTAtgtgcaaagtaaaacattaacttcatgtgtttaaatgtagttttttaatATAACTATCAGGTGTGAACTAAGACTACTGGGaacaagttacatttttagatttgtgCCAAAGGGTCACTTTAATTTTCTGAAGGAATGTTTTTATCCTTTTGTGGAAggacaaatgtaaatgtacagttttaaaCAGTTTGGTCCCCTTTTCTATATTTATCTGTTCTGTGTAATTGCAAGTATCTGAAGTGTCAAAGTAAAGGAAGACGGATAagtcatgtctttatttttaaacgCTGTGGATTTTAGCCACCAAAATGTAGGGGCTTCATGTTTGAAAAATACTGGCCCTGGCTGCTTAATAAATGACCTGTGGGACCTGTGCACGAAGATATTAAATTACTCGTGAGGGTCACAAGATACTCTTTGGTGTGATGCAAGTCCTGGGTGGTATGCATTTTGAATGTTATAGTCGTGAAGATGCCCGACACCTGAAACTGATGACGATATGGCAAATTCTCTGCGTTGTTTGTCATAAATAGCCTCTCATGAAGAAGCAGAAATCTGTCTGCCATGTGTTTTCATAATTTTGACATTAACGCAGACAGGATTGTTGTCACTCCGGGGGGAAAGGGTGAAGCTCGAGCTGTGTGTGTAAAGTTTCAGATGATTGACTCAAACATGTTGTGCTCTCTGCAGGTCACTGTCATTGCTGCCATGGGGGAGGAATGTGCTATCGCTACCAAGGTCCTGACCAGCAAATAGACGACAGAATTTGCTTCCCAGGCAACAAGCACCACCCACAACCAGTCTCTTGCATTCTCATTGGTTCTGTCACCAAAGCGTCGGCCTTCACAGACAACCTCAATCAATCTGTTGTGATTTCTCTCATCATTGATCTTATGGTTTATTAGATCTCCCCTTCtcatttctcttttccattgCTGTTGGGGGAAGTTCCACTGCAGCCTCTGCCTGATCACTGAGGTTTTGTTTGGTAactttatataaaacaacttcaaaaataaTGATCAGTTGCTCATTCCTGCTTATTTTTGCCTTCAAAGTGTTGGTTTCACCACTCACATTCCTGAATGTTTAAATAACAACGGGATTCAGCTTttgtatgattattttttatattcttaaAGATAGCCTTTTAGAAGGGTGGGGAGGGGTTAGTTTTGAGTTAAGGCAGTGGGAGGGAGGGTAGCCCCTTGTAGATGCAAAATTCTGGTTTAGGCCATCCCTCTAGCAGCCATACCGCTTTCCAGCATGGCATCAGCTCTGGTTCCTGCGTGGATTGGGCTCAACCAAGGCCCTTTTCTCTCCCCTAATCGCTGGGATTGGTGATGGCGAGCACTTATGAGCACTTGAGGTCCACCCCAGCATGTCAAAGCTCTAAAAACTCAAGAAaagagaagtgtttttttttttttctccccaagAACAGGAACAAACTTCAGTGATTTACCCTCGTGATGCCAGTCTCTTGTCTGTGTAAAAGTCGGAGGGGCGCTCACACCTCTCGTACATCGGGGCCCCGGCCACCCCCCAATACAAAAGGagtgttatattttgttttgagaGGCATGAGTGTGTAGCGTTGTGGGCCTCGGACATGTGAGGCGTGTTTCTTTTCGAGGGACTCGATCGGGTTGGGGAGGGTGGTAGAGTTGCAAACGTTTTGTTCACTCGAGGCCTTTGTCACCTGACTGGagatggcaaaaaaataaaatgatgaaacaaaTGGACAAAAACTGCAAACTATTGTCTGGTTTTCTGTCTCTACTATCCCTTTTGTGTAATTGTAAGTATGTAAAAATTGTGAAAACTGTTTATATTAAAGCATAGTGGTGGTCTAAGTGCTCAAATCCAGCAAAGGTGGTTCTATCCATTAAAGTTGGACATTTTTGTagcttttgtccttttttagtCCTGTCATATTTTTTCCTATGTTACAATCATGGTAAAATTCccaatatttataaaataagaaCAGAAAAGGCTCAATTCATCGTTACTTTTTCTGgcaaattatattttgaaatagtAGTGCATGGAGGTCTAATGTGTACGAAATGAACATGAATGAAAAAGCAACCAGACAGGATGATAAGCAATACACAAAGCTTCACATGTTTCTATTTAATAATCTACAAAAGTTGAAGCACTTTAAAAGTAGTTGCAATAATTACTGATAAAACATACAGACATACTCTTCAGAAGTCCTGctttcagatttgtatttcaaGTAAAGTGCTTCATGTGAGCAATGTGGTTAATGcattaaatgcttttaaataatcCCAAATAAGAGCACCATCAAGCAATGAGAGCTGTCTGCACAAACACTTGTTTGCattaaaaagttttaaaaagccAGTAAGAAAGCAATTGAACCTTTTTTAACCAACCAAAGCTAATATTAAAAACTTAAATGAACCTTCAACAATCAATTCCAGGAGGTGCAGTCTGTTTTCAATGGATAAAGCTTCTTTTGTTGTGTATCTGCATTTGAAGTCATGGCTGCAGAGAAAAGGCACACCCTGCAGTGGCACTACCATGGAAAGAAGGATGCATGTTAAACAGTGTGACCAGTTATGGTTCGTCTGACTCACCAGCTGGCATGTTACTTTCGCTTGTTCGTACCATACAAATGCAGCTGAAAGAGAAGGGCTTCTCTGAGAGGCCCGGGGCAAtggggagtgtgtgtctgtgttaaaaaaaataaagggcAGTGAATGGTTGAGCAGGCTCAGCATGTTCATTATCAGGGTGTGTTTTGACTGCAGCTAACTTATGGACCTGCATTATCACACAGGCTCTGTTTAAACAAGCATAACCTCAGATCTACAGTATCTTATTTTAGGACAaaattatgtgaaatataaatgcaaCTTTCAATGTTGGAGGTAAATTAAAGCTACAAGAAACAATGACAGTTAGTTAAAAGTTCGGCGAAGCTATCAGGCACGTCATAACTTGCTGATCGAGCCATTTCCAGACATTTGCGTGTGAAAATGTGTATTACTGCAGCGAGACTGGGGTTACCATACTTGGTAAGGGCGTTCCTTGCTACGCTAGCTTCGTCCCCATTACGTCACATCCGGATCTTTCTTTCACGTCCCGTCTCAACATGGCGCCGGTGAGTCTTGGCTGCTCGTCATgaatttgcttttttaaatatctattcTTAGCAAATACCTACATATTTAGGTAATAATGTATTGAAAAAAGTAAAGCTTTAAGACGAATcccatttttttaaacattgagtTGGTTTATAGTGAAGCAATCCACTACTAGCTGAGCTAGCATTAGCTCGTGGTAGTCTTGACGTTTTCTGACACGTGTTCCATTCATTAGTCAGTGACAGGAAGCCAATCCCCATAGAATAAATGATGTTTCACAAAAAGTAATTCAATGTCTATAGTTGTATAATCGCACTTCCTATTAAAAAGAATAGTATTTTCTGTTTGAAAAGAGCTGGTTGGTTGCAAGAATGAATTATGCTTTTAGTAGTTTTGTTTTTGCGTGGATTTATCCAGGCGAAAACAAGTTATTCAGACGGATTCAAAAGGGACTTCTGCCTGATTTTAATAGTACCTGTcaattttgttttctgttactAGTAgctgtatatataaaatgtttgctAGCTAGCACATATACTTTTAGCGACGGAAAACTGAAATGACACAACGCGAAGGGAGAGATTTTAAGGGGACTGAAATATCTATCAGATATGTGCTGCTGCTAACACAGGAAGTTTTCTTAATGTTgctgcttttatatttatttctcacAGCTCAAACAGAAGAAGCCGACTACTGTCAGGAGGACCAAAAAGGGAGCTTCATGGAAGTTCACCTTGGACCTGACCCACCCAGTGGAGGATGGGATCCTGGACTCTGCTAACTTTGTAAGTCTCACTGCACTTTATAAACTCTTTAACAGAACATTCCTCTTGCACATTGATATCATCACATCATAAAAGGGTTGGTATATTGATGTTTGTACACAGTTAACCCTGTTCATGGACTAGGGCTGCCTTCCCTAGCGCCGCATATACTAGGGTTCTCTTCCCTAGTGCGTCAATGTGTTCTGTCCAACAGGAAATCTTCCTTAAAGAGAGGATCAAGGTCAACGGAAAGACAGGGAACCTGGGCAACATAGTGCAGGTCGGCCGCATGAAGAACAAGATCAACGTCACGTCTGAGAAGCAGTTCTCCAAAAGGTGAGATGAGGTGTAATTGAGCTTGTTTTGCTGAACAGAATATGCTTACCTGCATT from Eleginops maclovinus isolate JMC-PN-2008 ecotype Puerto Natales chromosome 21, JC_Emac_rtc_rv5, whole genome shotgun sequence carries:
- the LOC134883905 gene encoding eukaryotic translation initiation factor 5A-1-like encodes the protein MSDPDLDFTTGESGASATYPMQCSALRKNGYVVLKGRPCKIVEMSTSKTGKHGHAKVNMVGIDIFTNKKHEDMCPSTHNMDVPSIKRIDYQLVNINEGYMTLMSDNGEIREDLKVPESEVGKEIETKFEAGDEFMVTVIAAMGEECAIATKVLTSK
- the rpl22l1 gene encoding 60S ribosomal protein L22-like 1 isoform X2, producing MGSWTLLTLAAFPSAAYTRVLFPSASMCSVQQEIFLKERIKVNGKTGNLGNIVQVGRMKNKINVTSEKQFSKRYLKYLTKKYLKKNNLRDWLRVVASDKETYELRYFQISQDDEEESEADE
- the rpl22l1 gene encoding 60S ribosomal protein L22-like 1 isoform X1; amino-acid sequence: MAPLKQKKPTTVRRTKKGASWKFTLDLTHPVEDGILDSANFEIFLKERIKVNGKTGNLGNIVQVGRMKNKINVTSEKQFSKRYLKYLTKKYLKKNNLRDWLRVVASDKETYELRYFQISQDDEEESEADE